A genomic region of Octopus sinensis linkage group LG2, ASM634580v1, whole genome shotgun sequence contains the following coding sequences:
- the LOC115227933 gene encoding mitochondrial pyruvate carrier 2 yields MAAVYRSAIKALDKLVPSRMVPLWNHPAGPKTIFFWAPAFKWSLVIAGLGDLSRPAEKLSLTQSSALMATGLIWSRYSMVIIPKNYSLFAVNIFVALTGMYQLKRIFMYRNYQQS; encoded by the exons ATGGCTGCAGTCTATCGATCTGCGATCAAAGCGCTTGACAAGTTGGTTCCCTCACGAATGGTTCCCTTATGGAACCATCCTGCAG GTCCTAAGACTATTTTCTTTTGGGCACCAGCTTTTAAATGG TCCCTTGTAATTGCTGGTTTAGGGGATTTATCTCGACCTGCTGAAAAACTTAGTCTTACACAATCTTCAGCTTTAATGGCAACAG GTCTCATCTGGTCTCGCTATTCAATGGTTATAATCCCTAAAAACTACAGTTTGTTtgctgtaaatatatttgtagctCTCACTGGAATGTATCAGTTGAAGAGGATTTTCAT GTACCGCAATTATCAACAGTCATGA